The following proteins are co-located in the Octopus sinensis linkage group LG24, ASM634580v1, whole genome shotgun sequence genome:
- the LOC115223999 gene encoding dehydrogenase/reductase SDR family member 1, translating into MAKPLSGLVCLVTGATRGIGKGIALQLGEAGATVYVTGRTLRKTEKSLGSLEETVEEINGRGGRGVAVQVDHTKDNEIERLFEKIKAEQNGQLDLLVNNAYSGVNSLIDVATKPFWEQPISIWDDINIVGLRNHYICSVHAARMMVPRKSGLIVIVSSGGGLVYTFNAAYGIGKEACDRMAADLAHELKKHGVACVSLWPGYVQTETLMSLYSSADTSDIPEGYDQIKEGLPNGESTEFSGKCIVKIMCDKANLMKKSGRILPTGDLADEYSLVDIDGRKPACMRSLKFLATHFLRISRSKADWIPGFLKIPSWLVYMMGYKF; encoded by the coding sequence ATGGCTAAACCTTTGTCTGGACTTGTCTGTCTTGTGACTGGAGCTACGAGAGGAATTGGAAAAGGCATTGCTCTCCAGCTGGGCGAAGCTGGTGCTACCGTTTATGTGACTGGACGGACTTTGCGCAAAACTGAGAAAAGCCTTGGGTCCCTGGAGGAAACGGTGGAAGAGATCAACGGACGGGGTGGACGCGGCGTGGCCGTGCAGGTTGACCACACCAAGGACAATGAAATCGAACGACTGTTTGAGAAGATAAAGGCCGAACAGAACGGACAGCTGGATCTGTTGGTGAACAATGCGTATTCGGGTGTTAATTCTTTGATCGATGTGGCCACCAAACCGTTCTGGGAACAACCGATCAGTATCTGGGACGACATCAATATCGTTGGATTACGTAACCATTACATCTGTTCGGTCCACGCTGCTAGAATGATGGTCCCTCGCAAATCCGGGCTCATCGTCATTGTTTCTTCGGGTGGTGGACTGGTCTATACATTCAATGCTGCCTATGGAATTGGCAAAGAAGCTTGCGACAGAATGGCCGCTGATTTGGCCCACGAACTTAAGAAACACGGCGTGGCTTGCGTCAGTTTGTGGCCAGGCTATGTCCAAACCGAAACTCTGATGAGCTTATACTCCTCAGCGGACACGTCGGATATACCCGAGGGGTACGATCAAATCAAAGAAGGGTTACCCAACGGAGAAAGCACCGAATTCAGCGGGAAATGTATTGTTAAAATTATGTGTGACAAAGCGAACCTGATGAAGAAATCTGGGCGTATATTGCCGACGGGTGACCTGGCAGATGAGTATAGCCTTGTAGATATTGATGGCAGGAAGCCGGCGTGCATGCGATCGCTGAAATTCCTTGCCACTCACTTCTTACGCATTTCCAGAAGTAAAGCCGACTGGATTCCAGGTTTTTTGAAAATTCCTTCATGGTTGGTCTATATGATGGGGTACAAGTTTTAA